The Candidatus Limnocylindrales bacterium genomic sequence TAATTTTCTCCTTTTGAAATGTTCCCCCCAGGAGTCCCTATTCCCCTTGACAACTCTCCTCTGGATAGTGTAAGTTCGTGGTATAAGATTTTCTATACAAATTTTAGGCCCACTTTTTTTATATCTTATCTTGGCATAGGCATTCTAATTTTAGTTTTATCATTTGGAGGTAAACTGTGCAGGCAGAGGGATGGAATGAAATTTTTAAGAAGCTTCTTGAAAATAGAATTGTCTCCGACAAGATAGCCACACTTCAGAGTAAAAAGGAGACCGATGAACCAGAATTTGCGATCATCGATCTGTCCGAATCAGATTTTCCAGATTTGTATAAATTCATCCAGGACAAAAGAGATTTGGTTCTTTCCATTTCCTACACTAAGACGGAGGTGAAAAATCCCCGGATTCTTTACAGGCTGGTGGAGAGAAAAAAAGGAAAACCATCACAACCCTATTACTTTCCGGCGTTTGATTATTCTAAAGAACCTCCTGCCGGGCTTTTAAATGTTTTGACCAGTTCGCAGGATAGATTACTGGATCAGATAGAAAAGCAAATCATAGAATTTATGGGGTTAGCTCTTACCGAACTTCACCTGCCTCCCACTAACAGTTATATCCGAAGATTCGAGCATCAACTGGCTTCAAAATTTGGCTTGCAGAGTTCTTCAGAAGGGGAGGGTCGGAATCGACATGTGGTTATTCGTAAGAATCCCTGAATAAAGACCCGGAGACCTTTCTCGGATCTCCGGGTCTTTATACCCTTCTCTCTTCCTGGTTCCGGCTTTTATCTCTCTTCAATATTTTCAGGACTTTCCTCTAAAGTTACCTTAACGGTTAGTTTTTCATTACCCCGCATAACAACTACAGGAATCGTTTCCCCTACCTTATGCTGCCGGATCGTACGAATTAAATCTTCTACACCGGATATTTTCTGTCCGGCCACCTCCAGGATAATATCCCCCCCGATAGGAAGCCTCATGTTACCTACTATAACCACCCGACTGGCTCCTTTAAGTCCTGCTTTATCGGCCGGGCTGTCTCGGGATACCCGACTGATCATAATCCCTTCTTGAACCGGGAGCTCCAGGGCTTCAGCCAGTTCAGGGGTTAAGGCGAATCCAGCCACAATGCCCATCCAGGGTCGCACCACCCGCTGATTCATAATTAGTTGGGCTGCGACTTCCTTGGCCGTATTAATGGGAATAGCAAATCCTATTCCCATGGCTCCTCCACTGGTAGAAAAAATAGCCGTATTAATTCCAATTACTTCCCCTCTGGCGTTAATCAAAGGACCTCCACTGTTTCCTGGATTGATGGAGGCATCGGTCTGGATCATTCGATGTATTTCGGAATCTTGGGAGAGGCGGAGTTGTCGGTTTAAAGCACTGATAATCCCGGAAGTTACCGTATGTTCCAATCCAAAGGGATTACCGATGGCAATAACCCGCTCTCCTACCCGAAGTTTGTCGGAATCTCCGATTACTGCAACTCTGGGCACCTCAGATTCCGGTATCTTGATTACGGCTATGTCCGTGCTGGGATCCCTTCCAACTAACGTGGCCTTAAATTTCTTTCCTCCGATCAGTGTAACTTCCAAAAGCTTAGCATCGGCTACAACATGATTATTCGTGAGAATATATCCCCTTCGGTCTATGATAAATCCGGAACCCTGCCCCCGTTGGGGGATTATTTCCTGCCAGAAGAAATTGACTTCAAGGGTGGTAGCTATAATGTTCACAACCGAAGGGGATACCAACTCGTACACCCGGGTAATAATTTCGGTGGCCGGATCCTCGATCTTTTCCAGAGGTACTCCGGATTCTTGGGTATTCTGCCGGGTCCCCTCCTGGGGAG encodes the following:
- a CDS encoding trypsin-like peptidase domain-containing protein yields the protein MKKTPQEGTRQNTQESGVPLEKIEDPATEIITRVYELVSPSVVNIIATTLEVNFFWQEIIPQRGQGSGFIIDRRGYILTNNHVVADAKLLEVTLIGGKKFKATLVGRDPSTDIAVIKIPESEVPRVAVIGDSDKLRVGERVIAIGNPFGLEHTVTSGIISALNRQLRLSQDSEIHRMIQTDASINPGNSGGPLINARGEVIGINTAIFSTSGGAMGIGFAIPINTAKEVAAQLIMNQRVVRPWMGIVAGFALTPELAEALELPVQEGIMISRVSRDSPADKAGLKGASRVVIVGNMRLPIGGDIILEVAGQKISGVEDLIRTIRQHKVGETIPVVVMRGNEKLTVKVTLEESPENIEER
- a CDS encoding R3H domain-containing nucleic acid-binding protein: MQAEGWNEIFKKLLENRIVSDKIATLQSKKETDEPEFAIIDLSESDFPDLYKFIQDKRDLVLSISYTKTEVKNPRILYRLVERKKGKPSQPYYFPAFDYSKEPPAGLLNVLTSSQDRLLDQIEKQIIEFMGLALTELHLPPTNSYIRRFEHQLASKFGLQSSSEGEGRNRHVVIRKNP